Part of the Lolium rigidum isolate FL_2022 chromosome 6, APGP_CSIRO_Lrig_0.1, whole genome shotgun sequence genome, GCTTTCCTATCCTGGATCCTCCACTGATTGTGTATATCTTTCAATATTAACAGCTGGAGAATCATGCCTCCGAAGCCTGCTCTGAGTGCTAGTCGCAGTGGGAGCAAGAAGCGAGCCAATCCCATGTATTTCAGGACGGTATAATGCTGGAATCCCCACCATCAATAGGATAATTTATTCAGTTCACGTTGTATTGAAGTCAAAGTCATTTTAATCCACCTCATACCCTGTAGACCGATTGCAGATTGTCACCTCACCTCCTTTTACAAATCATGAAGCTTATCGTTGAAAATGATCAGCAGAAAGGTTACGTCAAAGAAATTGGGTTTGGGAGCTTCTTGTCCATGGGTGAATTTGAGATGAACAACGCTCTTACCCTGTGGTTGGTTGATAAGTTTAATTGTGACAGTGAGTCTCTTGAGTTTGAAGGTGGCATATCGATTCCGGTAAGGCCACTTGTGAAGAGGGTCCTTGGAATCCCTTCAGGTCCTATCCAAGTTGTAGAGGGTCTAGATGTTGACGACGATCTCTACTATCAGTATACTTGTAATCGCAGAGCAAAGAACGCGATGGAGGTGGCAAATGAAATGTGCATTATAACAGACAAGGAACCGTTCTGTATAGCATTTATGATGGCGATACTCGGAATTTATCTAGCACCAGATACATCTGGGGCCGTCAATAGGGCCTTACTGGGAGCTGTTAAGCAGGTTGATAAACTCAAAGACATGGACTGGTGCAATTTCGTTGCTACCTACCTCTTCAAAGGAATCAAGGAATATAAAGAATCCAACACAACTTGTGTTTCTATAAAGGGATGTCTCCACATACTGAGCGTAAGAATCATTCTGACAACGTTTCTGTAATTAATTATTATTTGGTCTAACAAATTGTTGGAATGTGCTGATTGAGCTTGTTTATCTATAAATTTATTCTAATTCTTGTCATTGCAATGCAGGTCGTATTCATCGATCATGCTGCGTTTGAAGTACCAGTTGGTTTTCCACGCTTGGGTGTTGTCACTACAAAACATATCAATTGGGTTGTTTCACATCCCTTCACTAGCTTGATGGTAATGACTTGTGCACTAATTTTTTTAAGCAATTTGTATTATGCTATTGCTTTGAAAATATGATTGCAAATGCTAGTACCCTATTCGCTAATATGAACATTATTATGTGAAGATGTACCTTGTTTTAAATTAATGGTGCTCTCTACAGGCATTAACAGCCTTCTAGGCTATAACACACATGCATCCATTGAACAATGCAATGACTTGTCCACCTTGCTTATCGAACATTTGTTTGCGAAACTAATGCCTGTCAATTTAATTACTTCTATGAAATTACATTTGAGTGGAATATTTCAGAAGTATTCGTATTCCTTAAGTTGCGCATAATGTTGCTACAATTAACTTGATGTATGTTGTGATTCAAATAGGTATGTCGTCCAGAAGAGTCAATTTATGCTGCTGTGCTGGATATCATGCCAAAAGATAATAACATTGTTGAAGATGGCAAACGTGTTGATTCTGAAACAAATACTGATGCTCTGGGCGATAAGCTTGCT contains:
- the LOC124664572 gene encoding uncharacterized protein LOC124664572 — protein: MGIYLLHEATHGEMNKSRARFFWEGVGNKRKYHMVDWATVCKPKELGGLGILNTKLMNIALMLKWIWKLYQGAEGLWVDLLQAKYLGGNDIFSPLVPTKGSQFWNAIQKIKCWRIMPPKPALSASRSGSKKRANPMYFRTTDCRLSPHLLLQIMKLIVENDQQKGYVKEIGFGSFLSMGEFEMNNALTLWLVDKFNCDSESLEFEGGISIPVRPLVKRVLGIPSGPIQVVEGLDVDDDLYYQYTCNRRAKNAMEVANEMCIITDKEPFCIAFMMAILGIYLAPDTSGAVNRALLGAVKQVDKLKDMDWCNFVATYLFKGIKEYKESNTTCVSIKGCLHILSVVFIDHAAFEVPVGFPRLGVVTTKHINWVVSHPFTSLMVCRPEESIYAAVLDIMPKDNNIVEDGKRVDSETNTDALGDKLATTNTDQNNNKDPVSAELDTAITSPSTTSSAIVEHAELGTSPRSAGTNQTLTAYNIVYSQV